Proteins from one Molothrus aeneus isolate 106 chromosome 27, BPBGC_Maene_1.0, whole genome shotgun sequence genomic window:
- the DDX49 gene encoding probable ATP-dependent RNA helicase DDX49 produces the protein MAEFRALGLAPWLVEQARQVGLLRPTPVQAACIPPVLQGRDCLGCAQTGSGKTAAFVLPVLHVLAQDPYGIFCLVLTPTRELAYQIAEQFRVLGKPLGLKDCVVVGGLDMVSQALALARRPHVVVATPGRLADHLRSSSTFSLSKVQFLVLDEADRLLEQGSADFSADLELILGAVPARRQTLLFSATLTSTLCQLRALAANSPFCWEATAPVRTVEGLEQRYLLVPEALKDAYLVHLVQSFQDQHEDWAIIIFTKTCKDCQVLNMMLRKFSFPSVALHSMMKQKQRFAALAKFKSSIFKILIATDVAARGLDIPAVQVVINHNTPGLPKIYIHRVGRTARAGRKGMAITLVTQYDIHLVHAIEEEIKLQLPEFSVQEQLVLDILTQVNVTRRECEIELEGMDFDEKKEINKRKQMILEGKDPEQEARRRAELSRIRSRNRECREQLQQRLHRRRQLQLRRKLHRRMERRRRKMEKDKDEDKDKEKEKEEQ, from the exons ATGGCGGAGTTCCGTGCGCTCGGGCTGGCGCCGTGGCTGGTGGAGCAGGCCCGGCAGGTGGGGCTGCTCCGGCCCACGCCCGTGCAGGCCGCCTGCATCCCGCCCGTGCTGCAGG GCCGGGactgcctgggctgtgcccagacGGGCAGCGGGAAGACGGCGGCGTTCGTGCTGCCGGTGCTGCACGTGCTGGCCCAGGACCCCTACGGCATCTTCTGCCTCGTGCTCACCCCCACCCG GGAGCTGGCGTACCAGATCGCAGAGCAGTTCCGGGTGCTGGGCAAACCCCTGGGCCTCAAGGACTGCGTGGTGGTGGGGGGGCTCG aCATGGTGTCGCaggccctggccctggcccgCAGGCCCCACGTGGTGGTGGCCACCCCCGGCCGTCTCGCTGATCACCTGCgcagctccagcaccttcaGCCTCAGCAAGGTCCAGTTCCTG GTTCTGGACGAGGCTGACcgcctgctggagcagggcagcgcCGATTTCAGCGCGGACCTGGAGCTGAtcctgggggctgtgcccgCCCGCCGCCAGACGCTGCTGTTCAGTGCCACCCTGAccagcaccctgtgccagctgcGGGCCCTGGCTGCCAACAGCCCCTTCTGCTGGGAGGCCACGGCCCC ggtgaggacagtggaggggctggagcagaggtaCCTGCTGGTGCCTGAGGCGCTCAAGGACGCCTACCTGGTGCACCTGGTGCAGAGCTTCCAGGACCAGCACGAGGACTGGGCCATCATCATCTTCACCAAGACCTGCAA gGACTGCCAGGTGCTGAACATGATGCTGAGGAAGTTCAGCTTCCCCTCTGTGGCTCTGCACTCCATGATGAAGCAG AAACAGAGATTTGCAGCTCTGGCCAAGTTCAAGTCCAGCATCTTCAAGATCCTCATTGCCACAGATGTGGCTGCCAG GGGTTTGGacatcccagcagtgcaggtggTGATCAACCACaacaccccagggctgcccaaGATCTACATCCACCGCGTGGGACGGACGGCACGGGCAG GGAGGAAGGGCATGGCCATCACCCTGGTGACACAGTATGACATCCACCTGGTGCACGCCATCGAGGAGGAGATCA agctgcagctgccggaGTTCtcagtgcaggagcagctggtgctggaCATCCTGACCCAAGTGAACGTCACCAGGAGGGAGTGTGAGATC gagctggaggggatGGACTTTGATGAGAAGAAGGAAATCAATAAGAGGAAACAGATGATCCTGGAGGGGAag gaCCCGGAGCAGGAGGCGCGCAGGAGGGCGGAGCTGTCGCGGatcaggagcaggaacagggagtgccgggagcagctgcagcagaggctgcacaggaggcggcagctgcagctccgcAGGAAACTGcacaggaggatggagaggaggaggaggaagatggagAAGGACAAGGACgaggacaaggacaaggagaaggagaaggaggagcagTGA
- the COPE gene encoding coatomer subunit epsilon yields the protein MAAGAGAAPAGEADELFDLRNNFYIGAFQAAINEAQRAKPSSPQQETERDVFLFRSYIAQRKFGVVLDELQGSSSPELQSVRMFAQFLASDSQSQRDSIVAELDKKMAKSVDVANSTFLLMAASIYCHQQDPDAALRALHQGDSLECLAMMIQILLKLDRLDLARKELKKMQEQDEDATLTQLATAWVNLALGGEKLQDAFYTFQELADRASPSLLLLNGQAAAAMAQGRWDEAEGLLQEALDKDSGHPETLLNLVVLSQHLGKAPEVTNRYLSQLRDAHKNHPFIQEYQAKENDFDRLALQYAPSA from the exons ATGGCGGCAggggcgggcgcggccccgGCCGGGGAGGCGGACGAGCTCTTCGACCTCCGCAACAACTTCTACATCGGAGCCTTCCAGGCCGCCATCAACGAGGCCCAGCGCGCCAAG cccagcagcccccagcaggagACCGAGCGGGACGTGTTCCTGTTCCGATCCTACATCGCCCAG AGGAAGTTTGGGGTGGTTCTGGAcgagctgcagggcagctccagccccgaGCTGCAGTCTGTCAGGATGTTCGCTCAGTTCCTGGCCAGCGACAGCCAGAGCCAGAG GGACTCCATCGTGGCAGAGCTGGACAAGAAGATGGCCAAGAGCGTGGATGTGGCCAACAGCACCTTCCTGCTGATGGCAGCGTCCATCTACTGCCACCAGCAGGACCCCGACGCTGCCCTGAGGGCCCTGCACCAGGGGGACAGCCTGGAATG cttgGCCATGATGATCCAGATCCTGCTGAAGCTCGACAGGCTCGACCTGGCCAG gaaggagctgaagaagatgcaggagcaggatgaggaTGCCACCCTGACCCAGCTGGCCACAGCCTGGGTCAACCTGGCCCTG ggcGGGGAGAAGCTGCAGGACGCCTTCTACACCTTCCAGGAGCTGGCAGACAGGGCCAGCccctcgctgctgctgctcaacGGGCAGGCGGCCGCCGCCATGGCCCAGGGCCGCTGGGACGAGGCcgaggggctgctccaggaggcTCTGGACAAG GACAGTGGGCACCCTGAGACCCTGCTGAACCTGGtggtgctgtcccagcacctggGCAAGGCCCCCGAG GTCACCAATCGTTACCTGTCCCAGCTGAGGGATGCTCACAAGAACCATCCCTTCATCCAGGAGTACCAGGCCAAG GAGAACGACTTTGACCGCCTGGCCCTGCAGTATGCACCCAGTGCCTGA